A single genomic interval of Bradyrhizobium sp. CCBAU 53338 harbors:
- a CDS encoding shikimate dehydrogenase: protein MTSLTGKTRVHALIGSPISQVLAPGWLTKRMEDAGYDGVLVPLQVERGNLDTALAALKAMLNIDSILITLPHKFGAIAHCDRLSDRAKVLGAINAMRREQDGRWLGDNFDGAGLTAGLKKAGHAIAGKNVFMVGAGGAGSSIGVSMLEEGARRLTFHDLDASNQNSLFDRLSKAYPGKVSIDTAVPRDCDIVVNATSAGLRDGDPLPVDPAQLAPHMIVADVITDPVPTRLLSEAAKIGCATRDGTHMLDGQIALLFSFMTSGH, encoded by the coding sequence ATGACCTCACTGACCGGAAAGACACGCGTTCATGCGCTAATAGGCTCGCCTATTTCGCAGGTGCTGGCACCGGGCTGGCTGACCAAGCGAATGGAGGATGCCGGATATGACGGTGTGCTGGTGCCGCTGCAGGTCGAGAGAGGCAATCTTGACACGGCTCTGGCGGCCCTCAAAGCAATGCTCAACATCGACAGTATTCTTATCACGCTGCCACACAAATTCGGGGCGATCGCGCATTGCGACCGCCTGTCTGATCGCGCCAAGGTCCTCGGGGCGATCAACGCCATGCGACGAGAACAGGACGGCCGCTGGCTCGGCGACAATTTCGACGGTGCCGGTCTGACTGCCGGATTGAAGAAGGCGGGCCATGCCATCGCCGGCAAAAACGTGTTCATGGTCGGCGCGGGCGGTGCAGGCTCCTCGATCGGCGTCTCCATGCTCGAAGAAGGCGCCCGCCGGTTGACCTTCCACGACCTCGACGCGTCAAACCAGAACAGCCTGTTTGACAGGCTTAGTAAGGCATATCCAGGCAAGGTCTCCATCGATACTGCCGTTCCTCGCGATTGCGATATTGTCGTCAATGCGACGTCGGCAGGCTTGCGGGACGGCGACCCGCTACCAGTCGATCCCGCTCAACTTGCGCCGCACATGATCGTTGCCGACGTTATCACCGATCCGGTCCCGACAAGGCTCCTGTCGGAGGCAGCCAAGATTGGCTGCGCCACGCGAGACGGCACGCACATGCTGGATGGACAGATCGCGCTTCTGTTCTCCTTCATGACCTCTGGTCATTGA
- a CDS encoding mandelate racemase/muconate lactonizing enzyme family protein, whose product MPQSNTVPKIISLQTFPVRIPFADGGPGTGGTPSRWHRLDMVLIRIEDEDGHVGWGDAFAYFCLEAVRAAVDHMIAPFVTEAAIDDIAAWNLEVQKKLHLFGRYGITMFALSGVDIALWDLKAKRQGVPLWRLFRANAPTHRPAYASLVRYGDKDLVAEQCKRALERGYRHIKLHEIAPDVIRHAREVIGPGVALMVDANCAWSMQETIALRETFRACNTLWVEEPVFPPDDYKSMEEIEKAAIPVGSGENASTAFDFMRIINAVTYPQPSMTKVGGISEFVKILAACERHGKSVMPHTPYFGPGYLATLAMLPLMQEKTLIEFLFVDPEVWLASTPKPVKGVVSASDRIGIGFEPDLDVLKRYAPRT is encoded by the coding sequence ATGCCCCAAAGCAACACCGTACCCAAGATCATCTCACTGCAAACCTTTCCGGTGCGCATTCCGTTCGCCGATGGCGGCCCGGGCACGGGCGGCACGCCGTCCCGCTGGCATCGCCTCGACATGGTGCTGATTCGTATCGAAGATGAGGATGGGCATGTCGGCTGGGGCGATGCCTTTGCCTATTTCTGCTTGGAGGCGGTGCGCGCGGCCGTCGATCACATGATCGCGCCGTTTGTGACCGAGGCAGCCATCGACGATATCGCTGCCTGGAACCTGGAGGTGCAAAAGAAACTTCATCTCTTTGGACGCTACGGCATAACCATGTTCGCGCTGTCAGGGGTCGACATCGCGCTGTGGGACTTGAAGGCGAAACGGCAGGGCGTGCCGCTATGGCGGCTTTTCCGGGCGAATGCGCCGACGCACCGGCCGGCCTATGCGAGCCTCGTCAGGTATGGCGACAAGGACCTCGTCGCTGAGCAATGCAAGCGGGCGCTCGAGCGCGGCTACCGGCACATCAAGCTTCACGAGATCGCCCCGGATGTAATCAGGCACGCGCGCGAGGTCATCGGGCCCGGTGTCGCGCTGATGGTTGACGCCAATTGCGCCTGGTCCATGCAGGAGACGATCGCTTTGCGAGAAACGTTCCGCGCCTGCAACACCTTGTGGGTGGAGGAGCCGGTATTCCCGCCCGACGACTACAAGAGTATGGAGGAGATTGAGAAGGCCGCAATCCCCGTTGGCAGCGGTGAGAACGCCAGCACGGCCTTTGATTTCATGCGGATCATCAACGCTGTTACCTATCCACAGCCGAGTATGACAAAAGTCGGCGGGATCTCCGAATTCGTCAAGATCTTGGCCGCATGCGAGCGACACGGTAAGAGCGTCATGCCACATACGCCTTACTTCGGGCCGGGATATCTTGCGACCCTGGCGATGCTGCCTTTGATGCAGGAGAAGACGCTGATCGAGTTCCTGTTCGTCGACCCTGAAGTGTGGCTCGCGAGCACACCGAAGCCGGTGAAGGGGGTTGTCAGCGCATCTGATCGCATCGGCATCGGCTTTGAACCAGATCTCGATGTCCTCAAGCGCTACGCTCCCCGCACCTGA
- a CDS encoding transporter substrate-binding domain-containing protein, which translates to MKTLARVLTAAVVSLALLGQTATAGTLEKIKSAGIIRIAVDLSVPPWAFKDEDLNPTGSEVETAKLLAADLGVKMEIVGTNSANRIPFLMSHRADAVLSALSITDERKKLIAFSLPYSGATSYVAAPKSMQIKTFADLSGKRIAVTRGTTNDADVTAAAPRDAEIVRFEDEATTMTAVVSNQLDLVAQVPTLVDLINKKNPAKELELKLPLRTAPMGVGMRKEDTDLKEWVDSWVKKNIANGKLQAIFKKFQGADLPQEVIAASQ; encoded by the coding sequence ATGAAGACTCTTGCTAGAGTTTTGACAGCTGCTGTTGTCTCGCTGGCCCTCTTGGGGCAAACAGCGACAGCCGGGACGCTTGAGAAGATCAAGTCCGCGGGTATCATTCGCATCGCCGTCGATCTCAGTGTCCCTCCCTGGGCATTCAAGGACGAAGACCTCAATCCCACTGGCTCGGAAGTCGAAACAGCTAAGCTCTTGGCTGCCGATCTCGGCGTGAAGATGGAGATCGTGGGGACGAACAGCGCCAATCGCATTCCTTTCCTGATGTCGCATCGCGCAGACGCAGTCCTTTCGGCCTTGTCGATCACTGATGAGCGCAAGAAGCTGATCGCGTTCTCGCTGCCATATTCTGGAGCGACGTCCTATGTGGCAGCACCGAAGAGCATGCAGATCAAGACGTTCGCTGATTTGTCGGGAAAGCGCATTGCCGTCACGCGCGGCACGACGAACGATGCGGATGTGACTGCGGCGGCCCCGCGAGATGCGGAAATCGTGCGCTTTGAGGATGAAGCAACGACCATGACGGCGGTCGTGTCCAACCAGCTTGACTTGGTCGCGCAGGTGCCGACCCTTGTCGACCTGATCAATAAGAAGAACCCGGCCAAAGAGCTTGAGCTGAAGCTGCCGCTTCGGACCGCGCCTATGGGTGTTGGCATGCGTAAGGAGGATACGGATCTGAAGGAATGGGTCGACAGCTGGGTGAAGAAGAACATCGCCAACGGAAAACTCCAAGCGATCTTCAAGAAGTTTCAGGGCGCCGACCTGCCCCAGGAAGTCATCGCCGCGTCTCAATGA
- a CDS encoding putative quinol monooxygenase encodes MSGTLAIVARFVAKAGCEEELRATLLEAAAIALAEEPGCRRFEILQAVNPDGVVLPDTFMSNELFDDYEAVEAHRNSRHAPVRKARIRALVSSQTRIEMGAVIDEV; translated from the coding sequence ATGTCAGGAACTTTAGCCATCGTCGCGCGCTTTGTCGCGAAGGCGGGTTGTGAGGAGGAATTGAGGGCTACACTACTAGAGGCTGCGGCAATCGCCCTGGCGGAGGAGCCTGGCTGTCGTCGCTTCGAAATCCTGCAGGCGGTTAATCCTGATGGCGTGGTGCTGCCGGATACTTTCATGTCCAATGAACTCTTCGACGACTACGAGGCCGTCGAGGCGCACCGTAACTCCAGGCACGCTCCCGTCCGCAAGGCTCGGATCCGTGCTCTTGTGTCGAGCCAGACCCGGATCGAGATGGGCGCTGTGATTGATGAAGTCTGA
- a CDS encoding amino acid ABC transporter permease, which yields MTYNFDFAAVLAYWPLLLEGIWTTLRLTLFCTVFGILLGGACAVVRTGGPTWARWIVSLYVEFIRNTPLLVQCYFLIFGIASMGIRLPILVGATIALTVNIGAYTTEIVRAGIESIHRGQLEAATCLGLSRTQTYLHVIIRPALERVYPALSSQYVLLMLASSIVSSVGVEELFGISNRIQSETYRNFEIFVVLGGIYLGLAILVRGGFALLGLAMFPRRRKLGTPL from the coding sequence ATGACTTACAATTTCGACTTCGCAGCCGTGCTGGCTTATTGGCCGCTCCTGTTGGAGGGTATCTGGACGACGCTACGGCTCACTTTATTCTGCACGGTGTTCGGCATCCTTTTAGGTGGTGCCTGCGCCGTGGTCCGGACCGGCGGGCCAACCTGGGCCCGTTGGATCGTCTCCTTGTATGTGGAGTTCATCCGCAATACGCCGCTGCTCGTGCAGTGCTACTTCCTAATCTTTGGCATTGCGAGCATGGGAATTCGGTTGCCCATCCTGGTTGGTGCGACCATCGCGCTGACGGTCAATATCGGAGCTTATACGACTGAGATCGTGCGTGCGGGCATTGAATCGATCCATCGCGGCCAGCTTGAGGCGGCGACCTGCCTTGGACTGTCGCGCACCCAAACCTATCTGCATGTGATTATTCGGCCAGCGCTGGAGCGCGTCTATCCGGCGCTGTCGAGCCAGTATGTTCTGTTGATGCTGGCCTCGAGCATCGTGTCCTCGGTTGGCGTTGAGGAGCTATTCGGGATCTCTAACCGTATCCAGAGCGAGACTTATCGCAATTTCGAAATCTTCGTCGTGCTCGGCGGCATCTATCTAGGTCTCGCCATACTGGTACGTGGGGGTTTTGCTCTCCTCGGGCTTGCGATGTTTCCTCGCCGCCGCAAGCTCGGAACCCCGCTGTGA
- a CDS encoding amino acid ABC transporter ATP-binding protein — protein sequence MSPIVELKDVRKSFGELEVLKGVTFEVNRGEVAAIIGQSGSGKSTALRCMDRLETIQGGSMLICGHELHDDDIDLKSLRRDVGIVFQSYNLFPHLTVAENIMLAPRMVKGMKQRQAREIADTVIAKVGLREKMDCYPEQLSGGQQQRVAIARSLAMEPKLMLFDEVTSALDPQLTGEVLRVMEQLAADGMTMILVTHEMAFARKVADRVIYMRDGKVHEMGSSDILRMPATPELAAFVAESAEH from the coding sequence ATGTCGCCAATCGTTGAATTAAAGGACGTGCGCAAGAGCTTTGGCGAGCTGGAAGTCCTTAAAGGTGTCACCTTTGAGGTGAACAGGGGCGAAGTCGCCGCTATCATCGGCCAGAGCGGATCGGGCAAGAGCACGGCGCTACGTTGCATGGATCGCCTGGAGACCATCCAAGGCGGCTCGATGCTGATCTGCGGCCACGAGCTCCATGATGACGACATCGACTTGAAGTCTTTGAGACGCGATGTCGGAATCGTTTTTCAAAGCTATAACCTCTTCCCGCACCTGACCGTGGCCGAAAATATCATGTTGGCCCCGCGCATGGTAAAAGGCATGAAGCAGCGGCAGGCCCGCGAAATTGCGGATACTGTGATCGCCAAAGTGGGGCTGCGGGAGAAGATGGACTGCTATCCGGAACAGCTTTCCGGCGGGCAACAGCAGCGCGTAGCCATTGCCCGCAGCCTTGCCATGGAGCCTAAGTTGATGCTGTTCGATGAAGTGACTTCAGCGCTCGACCCGCAGCTTACGGGAGAAGTGTTGCGTGTCATGGAGCAGCTCGCGGCCGACGGCATGACCATGATCCTGGTGACCCATGAAATGGCCTTTGCCCGCAAGGTGGCGGACCGCGTCATTTATATGCGCGATGGCAAGGTGCACGAAATGGGATCGTCGGACATCCTGCGGATGCCTGCGACGCCCGAGCTGGCGGCGTTCGTCGCCGAATCAGCTGAGCATTAA
- a CDS encoding ribonuclease activity regulator RraA, protein MAPIASQTLEKLKACSTATLTTQLFKRNYRQQFLVGITPLNPSAGAFAGEAFTLRFIPSREDKDWDLSDLRKRGEDNMQWEAVEAIGAGQVLMIDSRNDPRAASAGNMLMTRMMRKGVAAAITDGAFRDGTEISKMAFPAYCRANTASTRPAYHRAVDMQLPIGCADVAVYPGDIIVGDSDGVVVIPRAIAEEVAEESHEQELRERFLFTKIDAGAPLWGTYPPNEATLKEYAEWRARRAAE, encoded by the coding sequence ATGGCTCCGATTGCTTCCCAAACCCTCGAAAAGCTGAAGGCCTGCTCGACAGCGACGCTGACCACGCAGCTCTTCAAGCGCAACTATCGTCAGCAATTCCTGGTTGGGATCACGCCGCTCAATCCGAGCGCTGGTGCGTTTGCCGGGGAGGCTTTCACCTTGCGCTTCATTCCCTCGCGGGAAGACAAGGACTGGGATCTTTCTGATCTCCGCAAGCGGGGTGAGGACAATATGCAGTGGGAGGCCGTGGAGGCGATTGGTGCAGGCCAAGTCCTGATGATCGACAGCCGCAACGACCCGCGTGCCGCATCGGCCGGCAACATGTTGATGACGCGCATGATGCGCAAGGGCGTTGCGGCAGCCATTACCGACGGCGCATTCCGCGACGGGACAGAAATCTCAAAAATGGCGTTTCCCGCTTACTGCAGGGCCAACACGGCCTCGACGCGCCCTGCCTATCATCGCGCGGTTGACATGCAATTGCCAATCGGCTGCGCCGATGTTGCCGTTTACCCCGGCGACATCATCGTCGGGGACAGCGATGGCGTCGTCGTCATCCCACGTGCCATCGCCGAGGAGGTGGCGGAGGAGTCTCATGAGCAGGAGCTGCGCGAGAGATTTCTATTCACCAAGATCGATGCTGGCGCGCCTCTTTGGGGCACCTACCCGCCGAACGAGGCAACGCTGAAGGAATACGCGGAATGGCGAGCCCGGCGAGCGGCGGAGTAA
- a CDS encoding nuclear transport factor 2 family protein: MGALTKAAQAEALIRRYFQACNDADHQALLDCFTSNAVHYFPPGLPGAPWRGAQAIADGWVWCVKTMGSRWTIEKVLASSDGHEAVIEWTHWKTALGEVLRGDEWYVFNDDVTRIAEIRAYYASPVNKAETVNKLHDFDYEARGYAMAPPSPPPKLS, translated from the coding sequence ATGGGTGCGCTCACGAAAGCCGCGCAGGCGGAGGCCTTGATCCGCCGATACTTTCAAGCCTGCAACGATGCCGATCACCAGGCGCTGCTGGACTGCTTCACGAGCAATGCTGTCCACTATTTCCCACCCGGCCTGCCTGGTGCGCCCTGGCGCGGCGCTCAGGCAATAGCCGACGGCTGGGTCTGGTGTGTCAAAACGATGGGATCGCGCTGGACCATTGAGAAGGTTCTGGCCAGCTCGGACGGCCACGAAGCGGTGATCGAATGGACCCATTGGAAGACGGCCCTTGGTGAGGTGCTGCGCGGCGATGAATGGTACGTCTTCAACGACGACGTCACACGGATTGCCGAGATCCGGGCCTACTATGCCTCTCCCGTCAACAAGGCCGAGACAGTCAACAAGCTGCATGACTTCGACTATGAGGCCAGGGGCTATGCCATGGCGCCGCCCTCGCCTCCGCCCAAATTGTCCTGA
- a CDS encoding lipase family protein has translation MKKMNRLLKLNPNRFTMKSVLAISILSALALSEAFAQNTALPTGPQWGDQNLSAFYRWTDPLPTRPGVMLREEPMKAQPEITKAALAERILYSSTDVRWHAGIVPVSGTLYLPVGEPPAGGWPLVAWAHGTLGVADVCAPSWAGHKPRDATYIQKWLENGFAVVATDYQGLGGPGPHPYLIWEAEGHSVLDAVRAARAAHGDKLAPKVFISGQSQGSGAALGATTVAPNYAPDVPLLATVATGVVSTFPDGPYRPAEAFKVGSPIYLTLMMLGGSLPDEAPPVDNLVTDKGRLVLRAAREGCTGEMRAIAQKDTVTADNAYVQPIANIEASLASPTDMKPVRLPVPVLLGTGLADSVLPPRRQYAAVAALCSAGNEVVWNTYPGATHNGGLIAAFPDALAFFKQTLEGKKTPSNCARITEPGLPTTPAPGIPFND, from the coding sequence ATGAAGAAAATGAACAGGCTGCTAAAGCTCAATCCCAACAGGTTCACAATGAAGTCGGTGCTCGCAATCTCGATCCTTTCGGCCTTGGCATTATCCGAGGCCTTCGCGCAGAACACCGCGCTGCCGACTGGCCCCCAATGGGGCGATCAAAACCTATCGGCTTTTTATCGTTGGACCGATCCGCTGCCCACAAGGCCGGGCGTGATGCTGCGTGAAGAGCCAATGAAGGCCCAGCCGGAGATCACGAAAGCGGCTCTCGCCGAACGCATTCTCTACAGTTCGACGGATGTACGTTGGCACGCCGGGATCGTACCGGTGAGCGGGACACTGTATCTGCCGGTTGGAGAACCGCCGGCCGGAGGCTGGCCCCTCGTGGCCTGGGCTCATGGCACGCTGGGCGTTGCGGACGTGTGCGCGCCGTCCTGGGCCGGGCACAAGCCGCGCGATGCAACCTACATCCAAAAATGGCTAGAGAATGGGTTTGCGGTCGTTGCCACCGATTACCAGGGTCTCGGCGGTCCCGGCCCGCATCCTTACCTGATCTGGGAAGCTGAAGGGCATTCCGTGCTCGATGCCGTCCGGGCAGCGCGCGCCGCCCATGGCGACAAGCTCGCTCCCAAGGTCTTCATCAGTGGTCAGTCGCAAGGCTCAGGCGCAGCTTTGGGCGCAACAACGGTCGCACCGAACTATGCGCCAGATGTACCCTTGCTCGCCACAGTCGCCACAGGGGTCGTGTCGACCTTTCCCGACGGCCCTTACCGGCCTGCGGAGGCATTCAAGGTTGGCTCGCCGATTTACCTCACCCTCATGATGCTCGGCGGTTCGCTTCCCGATGAGGCACCCCCCGTAGACAACCTCGTGACTGACAAGGGAAGGCTCGTCTTACGCGCAGCACGAGAAGGCTGCACCGGCGAGATGCGCGCGATCGCGCAGAAAGATACTGTCACCGCCGACAACGCCTATGTCCAACCGATCGCGAACATCGAAGCGAGCCTTGCGTCTCCGACCGACATGAAGCCCGTGCGGCTGCCGGTGCCCGTTCTGCTTGGCACGGGTCTGGCCGATTCAGTACTGCCGCCCCGTCGCCAATATGCAGCCGTGGCGGCCTTATGCTCGGCCGGAAACGAGGTCGTTTGGAACACCTATCCTGGTGCCACTCACAACGGGGGCCTGATTGCCGCTTTCCCGGACGCATTGGCGTTCTTCAAACAGACACTTGAAGGCAAAAAGACGCCAAGCAACTGCGCGCGCATTACCGAGCCGGGGCTTCCGACGACACCGGCGCCTGGTATACCCTTCAATGACTGA
- a CDS encoding IclR family transcriptional regulator C-terminal domain-containing protein, translated as MLSLGRFESAHSERSNARLGALKPMHCTSQGKAILAHLSDAQLDLVVRDGLAKFTEKTICDGEQLKAHLAIVRARGYAIDDEEIVLGTRCVGTAILDPAGKPLAAISVAGPTFRITAERAERLGQELVDVARRISSLLAPAIKSARHDPGNYKVWTKSTAFVGAAPRWDARAQNLVWADLLAPAIRADGGHPFTVSLQALSEGINSLCLVEGGVAYSVGHDIVIDNLSGGQERIEGKPGISFKVLRVSEAGEIWAAAYSAEANISLVGPWRRQSGMEPVFEVQGQVSDIAFCGDAGLFATEPSRQCVYLLERKAARKRKFADIPKVAGAPCALAVDEQFNPWVGLSDGWSVVKLNESGEIERTVALPVPRPTGIAFGGASLSELFVTSARTGLSRESLANAPLSGHLLSIDVGERGLADPVARL; from the coding sequence GTGCTCTCGCTCGGCCGCTTCGAGAGCGCACATTCCGAGCGATCCAATGCGAGGCTCGGCGCGCTTAAACCGATGCATTGCACAAGCCAGGGCAAGGCGATCCTCGCTCATCTCTCCGACGCGCAACTCGACTTGGTGGTCCGCGACGGGCTTGCCAAGTTTACCGAGAAGACGATTTGTGACGGCGAGCAGTTGAAGGCACATCTGGCCATCGTCCGTGCGCGCGGCTATGCGATCGATGACGAAGAGATAGTTCTCGGCACCCGCTGCGTCGGAACGGCTATTCTCGATCCCGCCGGCAAACCGCTTGCGGCCATCAGCGTGGCCGGCCCGACTTTTCGCATCACCGCCGAGCGCGCCGAACGATTAGGGCAAGAGCTCGTTGATGTCGCAAGACGGATTTCGAGCCTGCTCGCACCTGCCATCAAGAGCGCTCGGCATGATCCGGGAAATTACAAGGTCTGGACGAAGAGCACAGCCTTTGTGGGCGCGGCGCCGCGCTGGGATGCGCGCGCGCAGAACTTGGTTTGGGCCGACCTGTTGGCGCCTGCTATCCGCGCCGACGGCGGGCATCCCTTCACCGTCTCGCTGCAGGCGCTCTCTGAGGGCATCAACTCGCTGTGCCTTGTCGAGGGCGGCGTCGCCTATTCAGTTGGCCATGACATCGTGATCGACAATTTATCGGGCGGCCAGGAGCGCATTGAAGGAAAGCCGGGTATTTCCTTCAAAGTGCTGCGCGTCTCGGAGGCTGGTGAGATCTGGGCAGCAGCCTACAGCGCCGAGGCCAACATAAGCCTGGTTGGACCGTGGCGACGGCAATCGGGGATGGAACCGGTGTTCGAAGTGCAAGGCCAGGTGAGCGACATCGCCTTTTGCGGTGATGCCGGCCTGTTCGCGACGGAGCCATCGCGTCAATGCGTCTATCTGCTTGAGCGAAAGGCGGCGCGAAAGCGAAAATTCGCCGATATTCCGAAGGTCGCGGGCGCTCCTTGCGCCCTCGCCGTCGACGAGCAATTTAACCCATGGGTTGGATTGTCGGACGGCTGGAGCGTCGTGAAGCTTAATGAGAGCGGAGAGATTGAGCGAACCGTCGCCCTCCCCGTGCCAAGACCAACCGGTATCGCGTTTGGAGGAGCCTCCCTGTCCGAGCTCTTCGTGACCAGTGCCCGCACCGGCCTGTCGCGCGAAAGCCTCGCCAATGCTCCTCTTTCGGGACACCTCCTGTCGATCGATGTCGGCGAGCGCGGCCTCGCCGATCCAGTCGCAAGGCTTTGA
- a CDS encoding aldo/keto reductase encodes MEHRGVGRSGLRIPALAFGTATFGGGNEFFRKWGTTDLSEARRLVDICLDAGLNLFDTADVYSMGAAEEILGKALGSRRSQALIATKLGYRSHSGPNGMGASRQHIIMACEASLKRLGCDHLDLLQLHGYDENTPIEETLRAFEELIKAGKVRYIGASNFSGWQLAKMATTADWLGLPRPISHQVHYSLLCRDYEHELMPAGFDQGIGAIIWSPLSGGKLSGKISRDRPPQADSRAAKFGGLTERDAKLFDIVDALNDIAQERGTSASQVAINWLLARPTVSSVVIGARTAEQLVENIAALDWQLSIKEVERLNQVSASPAPYPYSHQSMFPELLRPLSGISR; translated from the coding sequence ATGGAACATAGGGGTGTCGGCCGTTCAGGGCTGAGGATCCCAGCCCTGGCCTTTGGGACAGCGACTTTCGGCGGTGGGAACGAGTTCTTTCGCAAGTGGGGCACGACCGATCTATCGGAGGCCCGACGGCTCGTCGACATATGCCTCGATGCGGGGCTGAATCTCTTTGACACCGCCGACGTCTACTCGATGGGCGCGGCGGAAGAAATCCTCGGAAAGGCTCTGGGCTCACGCCGATCGCAGGCCCTGATCGCCACCAAGCTCGGCTACCGCTCGCATAGCGGGCCGAACGGAATGGGGGCGAGCCGGCAGCACATCATAATGGCGTGCGAGGCCTCGCTGAAGCGACTTGGCTGCGATCACCTCGACCTGCTGCAACTCCACGGCTATGACGAAAATACACCGATCGAGGAAACACTGCGCGCCTTCGAGGAACTGATCAAGGCCGGGAAGGTCCGCTATATTGGGGCGTCTAACTTCTCCGGATGGCAGCTGGCCAAGATGGCCACCACCGCTGACTGGCTTGGCTTGCCGCGCCCCATCTCGCATCAGGTCCACTATTCCTTGCTGTGCAGGGACTATGAACACGAATTGATGCCCGCGGGTTTCGATCAGGGCATAGGCGCCATCATATGGAGCCCGCTATCCGGCGGCAAGCTTAGCGGCAAGATCAGCCGTGACCGGCCGCCGCAGGCCGACAGCCGAGCGGCGAAATTCGGAGGCCTGACCGAGCGCGACGCCAAGCTCTTTGACATCGTGGATGCGCTCAACGATATCGCGCAGGAGCGCGGGACAAGCGCGTCTCAAGTTGCGATCAATTGGCTACTCGCCCGGCCAACCGTCTCAAGTGTCGTCATTGGCGCCCGCACGGCCGAACAGCTCGTTGAAAACATCGCAGCCCTCGACTGGCAACTTTCCATCAAGGAGGTGGAGCGCTTGAACCAAGTGAGCGCCTCGCCAGCACCCTATCCCTATTCACATCAGTCTATGTTCCCTGAATTACTTCGTCCGCTCAGCGGAATCTCTCGGTAA
- a CDS encoding amino acid ABC transporter permease, which translates to MNSAYILSLLQGLWATVVLSLLTFLFGGIAGFIVALARISRNWAISRGAAAYIEIMQGLPLLVLMGLCFYGPSILGYDSLSPLTAATFALTLYSSAYLGEIWRGCIQAVAKPQWEAAECLGLTRWQRMRAVILPQALRIAIPPTVGFLVQIVKNTSIASLVVGYAELSYNAKIINNATFEPFLYFGIAALMYFAICYPLSVQSRALERKLNVANR; encoded by the coding sequence ATGAATAGCGCCTACATTCTCTCGTTGCTCCAGGGGCTATGGGCGACGGTCGTATTGAGCCTGTTAACTTTCCTGTTTGGCGGCATCGCCGGCTTCATCGTCGCTCTGGCACGCATCTCGCGGAATTGGGCGATTTCGCGCGGGGCGGCGGCCTATATCGAGATCATGCAGGGACTTCCGTTGCTCGTCCTCATGGGTCTGTGCTTTTACGGGCCGAGCATTTTGGGCTACGACTCCTTATCTCCGCTGACGGCAGCGACCTTCGCGCTCACACTTTACAGCAGCGCCTATCTGGGCGAGATCTGGCGCGGCTGCATTCAGGCGGTGGCGAAGCCGCAATGGGAAGCCGCAGAGTGCCTCGGCCTGACGCGCTGGCAGCGCATGAGGGCTGTCATCCTGCCGCAAGCTCTGCGCATTGCCATTCCACCGACAGTCGGCTTCTTGGTCCAGATCGTCAAGAACACATCGATCGCCTCACTTGTGGTCGGATACGCCGAGCTCTCCTACAACGCAAAGATCATCAACAACGCAACATTTGAGCCGTTTCTCTACTTCGGCATCGCTGCCCTGATGTACTTTGCGATCTGCTATCCGCTGTCGGTTCAAAGCAGAGCCCTCGAAAGGAAACTCAATGTCGCCAATCGTTGA